From the genome of Nicotiana sylvestris chromosome 1, ASM39365v2, whole genome shotgun sequence:
actttaccagttacgccaaggctccccttcataTATACAATTTATGCCCCGATAAAATCAATTCTTGTACAGTATATTGCTTTTGAATTATATAATGTTTAATgcattttctctattttttttaaaaaaaaattaatctgtttttatttcaatttttatttttagaattatCAGTCTAAAAAGTCATGGTTCCGGGCTATGCCTCGCCCCATTGGTAAACGCTTTGTTCTACACCACAAAAGATTAAATAACATCCGTACACAACAAGATTTGCATTACTTACCAGATATAAGTAGGAGCAGCGAAGAAAGCTTATTTTGGGAGGTGAGCTTACAGATATCCCAATCAATAACATGAAATAATTCTCATTGTCTAATTTGATCTTGCAATGGAAAACTGAGCATCTACTAGGCCTACCTGATACTTCCATTTTAAGTTCTAATACGGTTTCAGTGCTACAATAAGGTGAATAAACACTTTCTTTGGTGCTTATCCTCTATTAAACTTCCCAATAAAAGTGAGTATAAATCTAACGCAAGCGGTCTATATAGGATGCACAGTATTGCGTCCTTCATAAATTTAGAATAACCTGTGCAGATCACTTGGATATCTTGGCAGTAAGTTCTCTTACCAGCTTCGCAGCAACCATTGCAGTCATGCCATCAACAGTATCACGCTGTGGGTTGAACTCAACAACATCAGCACCAACAACATCCGCTTGAAGGTTATGCAGTATGTTTAGAACATCACGGAAAGAGAGACCGCCTGGTTCTATATGAGATACTCCGGGAGCAAATGCTGGATCCATACAGTCGATATCCACAGAAATATACACGCCCTTCGCACCTTCACCAAGTTTCTGAAAAGTACAAAAGTATTTACCAATTGAGATTATCAATGTAGCAAATAAATGATGAAATGCCAGTGTATAGACATTCGAGGTCTGGCAGTGTTTACATTTGATAACATAACGCAAAATATGAAACCAAAGGGGATAACTTATAGTAGGATATACAGAGAATCAGAGAGAAATATGAGAGTAGTATGCATCTGGAATAGACTCAGCACATTTGAAACTCCTGAACTGATGAACACGTTTGCAAGTATATAATTTGGGGAGAAGAAAGAAGAGTGGAAGGGAAAGGAAAGAGATGGTAAAGAAAGACAGACCAGATTCTCCAAAAATTGGCGGTCTCTGGAAAAAGTTCGCATTTCGTATTGCTCCACGCCAAACCTTTTTCCTTGTTCACGACCTTCTTTTGTAATTGATCTAATTCCCACCTACAAACAAGATCAAGGGTTTTGTTAAACAATTTCTAAGGTTTATGCTAGCGAGAGTAAGCTACTTGTAAACCCAAAGAGTACATCATTGAACAGCTTATCCTATCGCAGGAGAGATCGTTTTACATAGGAATGCAAGAAATGTAGTACAAAGTTATACATGCTTAGTTGGTCTATAGGGAAAATTTAGATTACTTGCAAAAGCCGTCGAGCGTAACCACCCTCCATAATTCGTGCAAAGCTTGATGCATGTGAATATTTGTTTCCTTCAAAGGAATGGTAAATATCAGGATGAGCATCAAGGTGAAGGATATCAATAGGTCCTCCAAGCTTTTCAGACACAGCTCTTACAACAGGATAGGATATGGAGTGATCACCCCCTAACACCAAGGGGCGCAATGGATCCTGAAAAGTCAATATGAGAATTGAATTAACAAATTATTAAGTacgggaaaaagaaaagaaaccgAAGCATATAAACCATTGCCTAATAAGAACTACTTTGAGTAGAGTTCATAATTGTAGAGAATTGTTTATCCCGACATCAAAGTATATTAACATTCCATTCAGAAGTAAGGAAATCATACAACAAAAGTGAGTTTTGATGTTTCATTGGATAACAGCTGGGAAAAGCTGATTTCTTTCATTCAACGGAAGATCTTTTTCTGTTTAGTTGTTCACTTTGAGGTGAAAAAATTGGCTAGGACTATTGTGGCAGTACAGAAAGGCAACAATATTTTGATGCCCATATAGTCATCAGTAAACTGTCTCAAGCAGGTCCTTCCAGCTCCAAAAATCATGTTATGGATAAAAGATCCATGAGAACAGCATATGAGGTCATGAAGAGAACTCTCCTTTACCCTTTTTAACTTCTCTTAGATATGGATGAAGGTGAGAGCTAATTTTTCACATTGGTAACTTCAAATAATATACATAGAAAAGATAAAGTTAAAGCTAAAATTCTAGAATAGAGCAGGTAGGAGTCAAatgtaagaaaaagaaatactctAAATTATATCTTTTTTGTTTCCTGGTTTTGGGTGGGAGGGGGTTTCGGAAGTTTGATATGACGTTATAAAATGGATTTAGTAAATTCTCTAACTTGAATGGGTGCGCCGGGGTGGGTGGGTGGGGTGGGCGGCGGCCCTCCCACCGTTCTAGCAAGGCCTATGATTTTAGTATCCATCCCTTGCAGAAAAAGGACACCAAATACTTTCTCAGAAGTTATTTACATAAAAGATGGTTTACCTCCTCCATCACTAGCTTGACAGATTCACTTATGATACTCATCAACCTATCATCATCAACGCCACTATCTCGCAACTCTTGAACTGGCACATCACCAACATCGGTTAAGATGCGTGAATCATTTAATTCTTTTCCTGCATAATAGAAATAACTTGTTTAGATTTCAGATTTCGAATATCGGTGAGCTAAAAGGAATGTCAACATGTATAGTGAAAATTGCCGATAATAACATTCAAGAGGTTCAGCAAATTAGACTGAGTGTCTGGCTGTTCAAGCAATCAGATAGCACTTTTTGGTGCTACTTTATGGTGTGACTTCCTGGTGATACTTGAACTTTTACTTGTCCAGAAGGATCCGTCAAATAGAGAAAATCTTCCAAACAACATTGATCAGTTGCTGAAAAGCTGATCAGTAGATGCAAGAGATGAATAGGAGGAACAAGGAAGACCGAATTACTCTAGATCAAGGGGTCATAGCAGAAAAGGGAACATGAAATAGTGATTGATTCCCTTCAGATTTTGAGCAAAACCGGACGAGCGACCATAAGCTTCAAGCCACACATGGTTAAAACGATTTAGAACATCAAGTTTCTTCGTTAAGATTCaattgtttatttttctttttctctcttgggTCCAACCAATAATCTTTGAAACTTCATTACGATTCACTATTCCTTTAGTATCATGTTCTATTGACACATAAAAGGAAATTAAACTGCTCTACTAAAAGGTAAGATCATTTCCGAGTTTTAATGGCATTGTAGTGCATTAGCCGAAAAATTGCTCAATCTAGGCTACTAAGCTTTACAAAAATGTAATATAGTATGCTAACCAGCAATGCAACATTTCTCTTAATCATAGAACATCCAAGCAACAGCAGCAAAGCGTCAGATATCCAAAATGAAAGTTAGCACCAAGACAACGGAATTTCTACAGCAATGAACTAAATACATAACCTCTACCTAGCAGCTTAAGGTTTTCGATGAGATGAATATTTATCAGGGTACAGCAGACATGGGTCTCGAATTCGAGTGTCACTATTGACCATCACAAAAATACTTACGTGCTTGGCACAATGAAAATTAGGCCCGACCATGATGGAGCTGcaatctaaaataaataaatagaaaatatccatttttaacagtttaaatcTGTCGATGAGCCAGTTCACACACTTCAACAAAACCGACAACAGAGGAGGCCAAAACACCGAGGTATCTGGCAAATGAACCAAATAGACATGCGCAGCAGCTCGAGCTGGAGATAGAACGGCTACTAATAAATGCAGAGAAAAAGATTTACGAAGTGAATGATTCTGACCACTTATCTACTAATATAATTGAAAGCTACACTTCGCGTCAAGATAAAATTTTGGATAAAGGGgctagcccgtttggccaagctgcaaaaatcagtttattttgagaagtgctttttttcaaaagtgtttttctcaaaagtacttttggtgagaagcagtttgtgtttggctaattagtttgaaaagcacttctgagcagcaattagtgtttggccaagctttaaaaaactgcttctaagtgtatttttctcaaaagtgcttctcaaaaaagtgcttttggagagaagctacttttttctgcttctccaaaattgcttctgcttctcctcaaaagcactttttttccttccagaagcttggcaaacacctcaatttttggccaaaagtgcttttggccaaaaaaaagcacttttggccaaaaataagcttggccaaacaggctataggTTGGCTGGTGTAACCACTGCTGAACTAAGGTTTTGGGTTCAAACACCTACATCTTCTTTACAATTTCCGACCCCGCCACCCCCTTCCCTCTCATGATTAAATTAAACAATTTCACAGTAGTGCATTCTTCCTTACACAACATGATGAAAGTGATTATTCACTTTCCAGACTTCTGTATAGTAATTACATGGAAATGCAGATGGTTCTGCAAATAATATGTATTGCACTCTTTAGTCACTACACATAGATTTTCAAAAATGACATGAGGAGAaaaacccccccccctccccccgggGGTAGGGGGTGGGGGATGGGATGTCTTTCACcatatatatcaaaatctcaactGCAACTAGATCTGATATTGGATAGAATGAGTATAAAGCTTAACCCAATATTTATTGAATATGGGATTGTGATTTGATGTTCCCCAAGGAAATTATAGTCTTTTGAAACTCATCTCGCACGAAGTAAATGATGTGAAGAATAATCGTTTTAACAGGTAGATACTTGATTTACCTTCCTCAGTCGTGGAGTTAGTGCTGCCACACCAAATGGCCTCTCGTATACGAGGAGGAGCAAATGCTGGCCCCTGGAGAAATGAAGAGTTATGTCCCAAAGGAACTCCAAGAAGAGACGTTGAGGCCACAGCACCTCCGAGAGCACGAATAAGCTCTCCCTGTAAGAATAAACTAAAAAGATCAGGAAGGGAATAAGGTCATTCATTCACGTCAACGGTCTTACAGAAAAATAACTCAATCGTCAAAGCAGAACCAACTTGTAGGTCAGTGCGAACGAGAAACAACAAGCCCTAAAGGGAGAGCTTGTAAGACAATGCAACAGAAGTAGCTGCTAGCTTCTTTCTCTCCTTCTCTCCTGGTACCCTATGTTCTATACTATCCTTAACCATGATAAGGAAATTGACCATTATCATATTAGGATACACCTTCCACTTTCCCATTGCATTTGTATGACTAGATTAAGTGATGATGTAGGGATACAGACCAAGCAGAAAGTTAACACTGCTTTTAAAATGGCAAACAATACAAAACCTAAAAATATCTCTGCTGCTGGCGAAATGTTGTCATGCATATCATCTCCAGTCATACATAAAACTTTTTTCTAATGATTATTATCATATGTAAAACTACTTTACATAATAACTCAATGCTGAATCTACAAACACCCACGCCATTAAGAACCACCAAGATAAACCAAAGAAAGCTTTTGCATGGGTGCTGTTAGGCCATTAGTTCAAAACCCTTGTACAAAAGGTTCTACTCACAACTAGTACTTACACAATTAGCTTGCTGTAGCCAAATACAAAAATACTAATGCATATCATATCACCATAGTTGCCCACTCAAAATTACATTCTTCCACATCCTACATTACCTTAAGCTTTGCTCTTTCACGAATAAGTGTAAGAGATGCTTCTATAACACGATTCTGTCCTTTTTCTACTAATTCTTTTGGAACATTCGCCGCGTTCAATTTCTGCATATAGTGGATTCCCATCCTTCCTGCACACTTCATATTTGCTAATTCTGGTTATCCTGCAAAGTCTGGTCAACatagaaaaacaaaaagacaTACAACTTAATACAAAAATCTAAAGTTGCTAAACAGACAAGAACAAGACAACATAGAGAGAAACTAACAAAGCATGAAGTGACGCAACAAAATTCACCAGATCTATTATATGACCTATCTTCAACGGTTGGTCATGTTTATGAACAAACATCAACCACCAAATTGCTATGTTTTTCCTACTTAAATCCCCAAAAGAAGAGAGGACACTTAGAAAAGACCCTCCACAAGTCTGTTAAGATTTCAAGCCAACCATGGCATATCTACAGGAATAAGTCTGCTTTTTCAAGAAGAGCTTTTCAATTTTGCAATTGTTTCTGGTAAAAGGGTTTGTCGTCAATCAAATTGTGAACATACAGAAAGGCATAGTATAGTTAAGTCATGTCACCACCAAAAACAACTACATCTCACCCCTCAGTCCCAAAAGAGTTGGGGTCGGCTACATGAATCCTCACTGACCATATGTCTCCAGCTGAGCTCAACTCATGTCATCGTCatattgaataaaaataaaagcaattaaatatacataaataatattaaagaggttgtgagttcgaatctccccaagaggggttgctctgctggtaagcaacccccacttccaaccgagaggttgtgagttcgagtctccccaagagcaaggtgggaagttcttggagggaaggatgtcggggtctatttggaaacagtctctctaccctagggtaggggtaaggtctgcgtacatactaccctccccagaccccactaagtgggattatactgggttgttgttgttgttgttgttgtttatatttttaatagcataaaaatatataaatctACGGTAAGGTCAAAATACTATTAGAAAAGCAATAGGTTCAAAATCAACTTACTAACATGACTAAAACCTATTTCCAACTATTCTCCACTAGTAGATATCTTTTTCTTCCATCAGATAGTGAAAAAATAGAAGGGAAGGAAAAACAagcaaggaaaaaagaaaaaatcaaactTTTTCCTTGACCGAAGATCCTCCAAAATAGGAATTTTTTACTCAAGCTAAACAGCCAAACCCATGTTCATATTCCCGTACAATTTCCAGTTCCTAGCTATTCTTTGGTTAATCAACCAAAAGTATAGCAATTTTCTTTAACTCCCattattttttatctttcttGGAAGAGCTAAACTTCCTCTGTAAACGGAAATAGTACAACCCAACAACAGACGTACATACTTATAGATGAACAATGTTTAAAGAAGCACCAAATTCAAGAACCAAAGCTTACTTCTTGAATGGCAAgaaaaagcaatatttattgGGAAGAAGGACGAAGAAGGCTTGGAAGGTGATATAGTAACAAAACAGCAAAGGTATCAAATTTGCAGATAACATATTTAAATAAGCACATAATTCAAGACAGAAAAAGCTTAATTGTTGAAGGGTAAAAGATTAACATAGTAGTAAGAAGGAAAAGAATAAGGTTCTAAATAGGGTATGAAGAGGAACAAAGCGAGAAAGTGATCATACCTGCAAGAAGCAGAGGCAAACAACAGGTCAA
Proteins encoded in this window:
- the LOC104219302 gene encoding arginase 1, mitochondrial; the protein is MKCAGRMGIHYMQKLNAANVPKELVEKGQNRVIEASLTLIRERAKLKGELIRALGGAVASTSLLGVPLGHNSSFLQGPAFAPPRIREAIWCGSTNSTTEEGKELNDSRILTDVGDVPVQELRDSGVDDDRLMSIISESVKLVMEEDPLRPLVLGGDHSISYPVVRAVSEKLGGPIDILHLDAHPDIYHSFEGNKYSHASSFARIMEGGYARRLLQVGIRSITKEGREQGKRFGVEQYEMRTFSRDRQFLENLKLGEGAKGVYISVDIDCMDPAFAPGVSHIEPGGLSFRDVLNILHNLQADVVGADVVEFNPQRDTVDGMTAMVAAKLVRELTAKISK